The genomic stretch TTCGAGCGGATTCGGGTTCGTCGCGTTCGAGCGTGGATCTGTGGCCTAAGTCCCTAGTTCGCTGCACCCGGAGAAGGTAATATCACTCTTCCTTCGTGTTCTCTTTTCCCTCAGATTCGCAGTCTAGTATATTTTTAGTTCCATCTCTGTTTGGATTCTTTATTGGTATTCATGTTAGTTTACGTGACTAGTGAGTTTCAGTACCTATTTGTTTGGTTATTTGAATTAAAGTAGGTCATGAGGTTGAGATTTCTTATCAGGAAAACAGAAACTTTGTGTGTGTACTGATTCGACACGGATGTTTTGGTGTAATATAGTTCCAGTTTGAATAGCTTGATTAATGATTGATAAGAACCTGATATTTGATTAAATGCTCATCACGTAGCCTTCAGCTGGTGATTGCCCTGTTCAGTCCATTCTGATAATTAGTGAGTTTGCGGACTAGTAGTGACCGTACTCTAGTGTCGTTACCTCAGTCTCATTCTGTTTTAGCTAAAGATAACAGCTAAGTATGGATCTAAGGGGTTAGTCAGCTATTTAAAGTTTGGTTAGGATTTCCCCCTTTTAAAATCTCTCTCTGGTGTCATTATGTACTAGCTATGTGCTGCTTTAGAGTGCAAAGGTTCAAATATTCCGTGAAAATGTGTCTAGAAATATTAGTCGATGTGCCGTATTCCAGTTCAAGTATAATGTGGTTTTCCAAATGTTAGTGCGAAGGCTTCGAGTGAGTCTCAGAATTTTGTTTGAGTTTAGATGAAGAATTTTATAAGAATAAGTGTTAAGTTTGGTTTGAAATCTGTTTTACCCCTGTCCAGATTCTGTTTTCTTGAAAGGTCCAAATTTGTTTACTAAAGGTTGATTATTAATATGGCATGAAAAGTTTCGAGGTTTTAAACGTTTAGTTTCTCATTATTTGTATGTGAAGTATGAACCACTGGCTTTCCAATCATTCTAGTTCATTAGATGATAAGAAACAGTAATTTTGAGCAGATATGTTACGTTCTTGTTTTTGGTGATTGGACTGTTCAGAATTAAGAAGCATGTGTATCTGCCCTATTTGGATTAAGCTCAGCAAATTCCTTGGAGTCTCAACATGTTTCACCCTTATCTTGTTCAAGGAAAATGATAGATTCGTATAATCTTAAAGTTGTTTGAGTTCCTGGAGTCATGGCTAAATGCTGTTTCGTTTGGGTTAGTCGGAATAACTTGAATCAGATTTGTGTGTTATCTTCTTGAGTTGTTGTCGTGGTGTAAATTTTAACTTATTGTTGTCTCTGTTCAGTGAGATTATATGCTCCTTTAGTGTTAGAAATAAACTAGTATAAATTCAAAATCCCTCATAAATAGTTAGTTGCTACCTTGGTTGCTACACTTGATGAGCTCACTGTCATGGTTTATTGTTTTGCTGCTGAACTTTTAAAAGGACAGAGCATAGACCCGACTAAAGAAGGGCTGTTGTTTGACATATATTGCTAGTGAAAATTGGCTGCCTTTGATGAGAATTAGCTATTGCTCTTTTAAAAGGCTGATCTCCATTTGTTTCTTATAACCGCTGGTGTCTATTGTTGCTGCTTGACTGCACCAGTTGCTACTGGTTGTGCTTTCCAGTAGTTCTGACTAGTTGGTGCATTCTCATACCTAAATAAAGTGCCATGCCTTGCTACCTTGTTCTGTTGCAAGCTTTTTTTTTGACACAAGTGCtgtttattatttctgtttGTAAGCGTTGCACCTTAGTTTCTGTGGCATTTTGCTAATCTCTAAACATATGCAgatgtttatttttttcttaaaacaaaacaaatattaCACTCGATGAGGCTCACTACTCATGGCTTCCAAACCATTTTATGGCTGCAATTTTTAATAAATGCGTCATTATACCTAGTGTTATTGTTACACTTTGAGACTTTGAGTCGACACATTTTGAGTTGTTATCTTCAATCTGCTGCTGCTAATGTTGCTTGAGCTGCTACTTCCATTTGGACTTGGCGCGTCATTTTTAGAATTCCTCTTTGTCCATTATTTTCCTTATTAAATCTGTTTCATTTCCTAAtccttttcatccttttcttttgcatgtaCACTTTGGGAGCGACATGGAGTCTTCATAAAAGACTCTCACCGCCGCAAGCAGCCTCGTTTGAGAATTAATACTTGTTGCCGTTAAATCCAAGACTTGCATTTACATCTCCAAAGGACGCTTCTCATGCTCTCGAAAACGCGCCTAAACAGAACATAACAGAGGGGAAGAAACAACGGAATTCCCCTCCTACCGCGTCAATCAATTTTAcactttatatatttcttatagGTCTTTGACTTGTTagaatattttatttcataGGTATGGTTAAGTTAAGAGTACTTCAAATAGTTAATCTTATTGGGTAGTTTAGAGAGGAAGGATTTAGAGTTCAAGAGATTTTGAAATGACGTCTTAAAAAGTTCGTTGATTTAATCTATTTTCATAGGTTGaggattttaagttattaattttatagAAGTTTATCTCTAACTATACTTTAGATCAATAGCAATTTTTAATTCAGTCACACCAACTGAAATTTAAACAAAGAAATGTCTTTGAGCATTAATAGCAAATTTTGGATAATAACTTTACGtttttttttagcattgaacAACTCCTTTTGTGAACTAAAAGTTATTACCTATACTTAATTCCTCTTAAATAAAAGTGGCATTTCATCCTTAAGTTgtcaaacatttttttaaaaaaccaaagGTTCAAAGTTTTTTTCTGTTTGAACAATTTTTTCAATGTATGAGTCAAATTATTGCTAACTTCAAACCTGAAACTCTTAAGTTTCTTTAAAGCAGTTATTTATGTACAACTCCCTTAAATTCGTACAAGATGTTGGAAAATACTTTTATTTAAAACGAGTGGCCTTCTAAGATATATGGgtttataaaaaatgatttcagttctttgaaaaatagttatttcTTTGTTCATGTTTAGAAATGCATTACTATTTGCAAAACTCTCTATCTAATTAtccatatatttttaaaaaatatctttttctcAAATTACCTATAAGGTGTTAATCTATTTTCTCTTAACTtctaattaacctaagtttaaACCTTTAGCTTGCTCTTAATGGATgttaaaggatgcctaaccccttccctttaggataattagagcACTTTACCTAGAATTTATTAGGTTCGTAAGACCTTAAAAATGGAGTTTAGTTTAGCAAtatttagttaataattaggtgtctaattcaccattaaaataaattaggtggcgactccttaaataaaataatatagaaatcaccaatatgttgtattCCGCTTTGACCCGGTTAAAGTGGGGTATAACACCAGCAAATGCAGAAAAGGAACGGAAATTTCTATGTGATAAAGTGGACAGTCATTCACTGCAACTGCCCTTTGCATAACTAGTAAAACGGAATGACATAATACCTCGGTTCCGAAACACGTCGGTTCGGCTATATTTGTCATTTCACATAAACATTACATCAGCGTGAATCAATCATGACATATATCTTATTCAACGAGATTATCAACGAATTTTCTAACAAGGCCATTGAATCGGAAAACGTCGTGGAACTTTCCATCTGATGAAACAGAGCAATTGGTTGAGATTGAAGGGGCTGAGAAGGTACTTCTAGCACTTCAACTTCACCTTCAAGCATTTCTACTACTTTACTCATTGAAGGGCGTTTTACCGGATTTGTTTGTATGCACCATAACGCAACTAAAGTCATCTTTCTAGCCATCTTCTTTTCATCATCATTTGCTTCTTCATCCACCACGATTTCCCTGCCCTTGTTCAACTTATCATAAACCCAAGAAGGAAAATATTGGCTGGAACTGTCTTCATTTGCAACTACATTTCTTTTCAAGTCGAGCATTTCCATTAGCAACATTCCAAAACTATAAACATCAGCTTTATAAGAGATTGCTCCAATGCTTCTACTAATCAACTCAGGAGCTATGTATCCAATTGTTCCACGAGCAGCTGTGAGAGTCACAATGCTATTATCTGTTGGATATAATTTCGCAAGCCCAAAGTCAGAAATCTTTGGAATGAAATTCTCATCCAGAAGAATGTTGTGTGGCTTGATGTCAAAGTGCAAAATTCGAACGTCACAGCCTCGATGCAAATATTCGATTCCTCGAGCCACTCCAAGAACAATGTCATACTGCCTCTGCCAACTTAACAGAGGACTTCCTTCTTTACTAATGTACTTATCAAGTGATCCATTGGGCATGAAGTCGTATACAAGAGCACGCTTTGTTCTCTCAACACAATACCCTACGAGTCCGACCACATTGACATGATGAATCCTTCCAATGGTAGCTACTTCATTCATGAAATCTTGACCACCAGTTTTAGGCTTGCTCAACATCTTCACTGCTACATCTCTTCCACTTCGAAGCTTTCCTTTATATACACTGCCATAGCCTCCCTCGCCTAATTTTTTCTTTGAACCCTCTAGTCATTCTCTTTATGTTGGAGTAATTATATCTGATTGGCATGAAATTATTTTGTGTTTGCAAAAAGCCTTCAATCGTATCGTACATTGATAAATGCCTCCTTTTGAATTTGAACACCAAAAATGCAATTATGAATGGAAGGCCGATTACAAATTTTGCTCCCGAATACACTGCACGTTTGAGATTTCATACAAATTAACTTCCTCTTAAGCCAACATAACATATAGATGAATGAAGAtcaggaaaaataaaaaaatattgacaATTGCATTGTTAAGTCTCCCACATTAGTTGAGGGAATGGATGTTTATCTGTCTTGGACAATCCTCATCTCATGATCAACTAGCTTTTGGGATGAACAGGGCTGGCTCTAAGGTAAGGCAAGTGAAGCTTTTGCCTTAGGTACCCAAAGATTAAAGGCCCCAATTATATACGTACAACATATGACGATTTTATTTTCTAATTCAGCTCAGTTTCTCTGAATCAACTATTTCGTTTTGTCatatttagtaggcgtttggccatagaaaccaaaaactttttcactttttttggaattcgGAGTTGGAGTTGACTGTCGTTTTtgcaaatagtattttttttttttttttttttgaaatgtaattgttttggttgtgaaaaaggtgaaaaacttgaaaaacaagtctttcttgtttttcaaattccaaatgaaattttcatgaccaagcactaatttttgaaaaaagtgaaaaaaaaaatcaggaaaAAAGTGCATAATTCTTATGGTCAAACAGGTCCTTAATTGATCCATATAGCAGAAAACAACTCCTATTGTGTCTCATCTTTTTTAACTAAGAAATCTCCGAGGCAAGTGTCACAAGGTTCGAAATTCGATGGATAATAGGCTCACCCCTCCACTTTTTCCCACTTAAATAtcatgtttttatatgttagaGAGTTCCATGCCATGAATTGCGCCGAACGTACACATCGCGCCTTGCGCTCTCGCCGCTATATCAGAGCCGTGTGCTTCTTTTGTGTCTCATTATAGtatgaattttatgaaaaaaaataaaaaattaagggtcttttaatatattttagcTTTAGGCCACCAAATCTGTTGAGCCGCCCCTAGGAATGAGTTAGGTCCAGTGTCTATTTCTTAACAAACACCAGTGTCTATTTCTTAACAAACATCCGTATAATCTTAAGGATTGAACTTCTTAAATGttgcaaataaatattttcataGATATTGCTATTAACATCCTTCTTAAACTTGACTCTATTTTGAAATATCAAGGTTTTGGAAGAAAACTATTTTAACAAAGATTGCAATTAACAGAATTACTAAAATTAACAATATTTCgaattattcaatttttatCTTGTGCTCACTTGTGTAAGAGGTGtgtttatatatttaattaactttagtTTCTAGGTTACAGAATTAGGTTTATTATAGATAATTACATGTTTCAGTAGGTTACTTTAAAATAAACACAGAGGTCAAAACTCCTTTTCTATTCTTATCTTCTTAACCAAttggccaattatacccttacggTTATCTATATAAATACAGCTTGCTAAAGTAAAAAGAGCTTACTTATGAAAATCTCAAGTAGATGTCTTCTCATGATCCCTGGTTagattaaaatacaaaaattattttaccctcagagataatttttttacccactagaaaagatgaaaagttTTTTCACATGGAATCCCAATTTAACACCTACAAAGACATGAaaattattgtattttttttttttcctaataattttatttattttctttgaaaaaaagaatGTTACTGAAGTCTGAAGCATATATTAATTGAAGaagtaaacaaaaaaattatttgagggtataatatatatatatatatatattgcttgaaaATCAGAAAGGGAAATGTTGTTGTCATCTTTAATATCAGGCCAAGAGGTTagccctatatatatatatatatatatatatatatatatatatatatatatatatatatatatatatatatattaatagcAAATGGACAGTTGaacatgaacataggctctgctactcttttaatatatttattataataatatggTCAAAGATAACATTGTATTGTTAAAGGTAAGCAGAGGTCTCAGAGAGCATATATCTTGTGTTTGTAAAGTTGGATCTACTAGGCGAAGTGTCTGGTTATCATAGTTGATGGCTTGCACATACAACTTGAGAATAACGATATAACAGTAGGTCATTAACTTTAGTTTCTAGAGAAACAGAATTAGGGATTTATTATAGATAAATTACATGTTTCACTAGGTTGCTTTAACCTGATGTTGTAAACACAGAGGTTAAAACTCTTTTTCTATTTTCCATCCTAAGTTCGTAACCAATTGATGAATGTAGCTATGAGAATAACCACAAACCAATTGATATAAATACAGCTTGCTAAAGTAAAAAGAGCTTACTTGCGAAAAACCGCAGCAGTGCTAGCATATTCACTGGTTAGATTAAAGTCCAAAAATTAGCAGATTTAGAATGAGAGATCAATGGAGAATTAATATTATGTAgagaaaatatgaaaagtttAGAGTCCTCACACAAAATCAGGGCAATAACACCTACAAAGACATGAAGAAATTAAATTGTAGTGAGTGAATCCATTGTTTTCctaatattttatttagccaggatgaaaaagaatgttactgaagcatatatatatacaattaaaaaaaattgaagaagtaaACAAACATGTAGTCCTTACTTATCCTTTGTTTAAATCGCAGTTTCAGATAAGAGAGCTCAAAGCCATAGCTGATTGCTTGATGAAAATCAGAAAGGGAAATGTTGTTGTCATCTTTAATATCAGGCCAAGAGGTCAGCCCTATAAATTCTGCTCTGCATCCATCAATGACTTCAGATGCATTCATTTCTCCAATCTTTAAGAAAGTGTGTCCGCTTAATATGCAGCCAAATGTAGAAGTACTATTAATAGCAAATGGACAGTTGaacatgaacataggctctGCTACTCTTTTAATATATCCATTAGTATAATAATATGGGTCAAAGAATCTATTGTATTGTCGGAAGGTAAGCCGAGGTCTCAGAGAGCATATATCTTGTGTTTGTAAAGTTGGATCTACTAGGCGAAGTGTCTGGTTATCATAGTTGATGGCTTGCACATACAACTTCTTGGAGGATAACGATATAACAGTTTGGTTACCTTCACAAGCTAATTCATATAATGGAAAACCGCAATATATTGGATCGGTCTTTAAGCGGAAAGGGTAACTTATATTACGGATATGACCACAAGCAGAAGGGGGACAATAGTGTTTGCTCTTCCAAGCACTGCATGTTTGAAAAAACTGCAGAAGGATGACAAGGATTAAGTATAGTATTGTGAAATATTTTAGCAGAATGATTCCCCTACACATTTTGAAAAGTGAGTATTGCAAGAATAGAAAGATGAGGCCCTTGAAACCTACACAAATAACTAAGACTTCATTACTATGAATGAGGGTTTTTAAGTAAACTTGAAGTATTGTGAACTATTACTCCTACGGCTAGGAAAATTGAGTTCAATACTTGAAGTGTGGACTTTTCATTAACAATATTACTCCTACGGTCCCActcaataatttttggagaattgAGTTTGTTTCAATATATTTGAGACTTAAGAGAAACAAAGCTATTACATTTGTCCTAATTTACATTTAGTATTGGTCCAAGTAGTGTCGTGCTAATTAAGTGAGATATTTAAGGCAGATAAAGAGTATATACTTGTAAGCTTAATGCGATTAAATGTCTTTTTTAAGAGTGTacaaaaatattactccctctgcttaattttattttggtccgtttataaatatttagattttttcaaaattatatagaATTGGCGGGAGTAGAAGACAGTTTGGTCCTTCATGATAAATGCCAAATTGAAGGGCCCTCAAGAGGATGACTTTGCCGTTTACCGATTTATTAATGATTAATGATGGAGATGGATATGTCATGTTTCATTGTTCATGACTAAAGGATATACATATGACCTTTCTTATGTCCTGTTCCCTATCAATCAGTTATTCCCActcaataatttttggaaaattgagTTTGTTTCAATATATTTGAGACTTAAGAGAAACAAAGCTATCATGTctcaattcaaatatatatattttagtatttaataAATTACTTGAATATCTATAAATTATGTCAAAATTTACTAAATCCCATACAATgtgattattttataccatctaaaagatggtataaaataatgtCCCCGTTATAAAGTTTGGCCTAATTTTTTTatgcatttaaaaaaatttacgaTAATTTTATTGTATTACATTTGTCCTAATTTACCTTTAGTGTTGGTCCAAGTAGTATCGTGCTAATTAAGTGAGATATTTAAGGCAGATAAAGAGTATATACCAGTAAGCTTAATGCGATTAAATGTCTTTTTTAagaatgtacaaaaatattagAAGACAGCTAATATGAACCGGGTGGAGCACGTTTCAAGACTTTTCTTTGGTCCTTCATGATAAATGCCAACTTGAAGGGCCCTCAAGAGGAAGACTTTACCGTTTACCGATTTATTAATGATTAATGATGGAGATGGATATGTCATGTTTCATTGTTCATGACTAAAGGATATGACCTTTCTTATGTCCTGTTCCCTATCAATCAGTTATTGGATTTTTGGGCCTTGAGTTTTTCTTCTCACGTTAATTTACAATTAGCAAACAAGGTCGTCTTGGTAGACTGACCTAGTCCACAAGTTCCATAGTTTTGAagaaaatagatcatcaatattCATTTGTGTGGAAAAGTCAATATTGAGAGTTGGAAAATGTTGCCCATCCTATATAGTAATAGCAGCATCATACTAAAGAATGCAATTGATGCCTCATGAGTAACCCTCTAATTAGAGTTTTAGAAATGTCcatcttatttttcttagtATTTTGTCCATTGCTTTGTTTAGGAGAAAGACTAGAGGGTTGTGAGGATTCTAGGTGCAAAACTCATGGTCCCATCATTCATTTTCCATTCAGACTTAGTCATCAACCAAAACATTGTGGCTATCCTGGCTTTGAACTACAATGTAACAGTCAAGGTGACACCATCCTTGAGCTCCCATCGTCTGTTCACTTAGTTGTTGAAGAAATTGATTATGTCTCACAGCAAATTCACCTTTATGATCCTGATGGGTGCATAGCAGCCAAGCTACCACAACTGAATTTATCACAATCtcatttaaaatatttagaatATGTTGAAGATCCCACAGTCCTATTCAATTGTTCTGAACCATTCACAAGAGATTATGGAGGTTATTTTGGTTCCTTGGTTCAATGTCTTGGTTCTTCTGGTTACGACATATATGCTGTTTCTTCTACTACTTCCCTCAGATTCTTGCCTGGGGCTTGCACAAAAATCCACCAGTACCCATACACAGAGTCAGCATTTACTGACAAGAAGCTGCAGCTGAATTGGTCTATCCCACTCTGTGGAAACTGTGAGTCCAAAGGAATGGATTGTGGTTTCAAGGATAGAACCAAGCTATTGGAAACTCATTGTTTCAATCGAACTATGACCCATAAAGGTAATATTTATATGTCTtagattttctttcttttttcccatcATTGATAACAAAGCACTTAACAGACACTATAATTTTGTCCATAATAGGTATTATTACCAAGCAGCCCCTGGTTGCAGGTTAGTTTTCCCAAAATCTCAAATTCTTCAAAGTTCTGACTCTGTCAATGTCCTACTTGTGTTTCCTTTCATACTTAAGACAGGTTGCTTATTCAATCTTGTAGGTGTCATTTTAGGTGCAGCTCTTGTTTGCATTATTGTTTTCTCAATTTATAAGCTATATTTgacaagaaaaaatgaaagagagagtCGAGTTAGATTagaaaagtttttggaagaCTACAAGGCCATCAGACCAACAAGATATTCTTATGctgaaattaagaagataacaGATGATTTTAATGAAAAGTTAGGAGAGGGAAGTTATGGAACTGTTTACAAAGGCAGACTTTCCAGTGAAATCAATGTTGCAGTAAAAGTCCTACATGATTCCAAAGGTAAAGGGGAAGAATTTATCAATGAAATCGGAACAATTGGGACGATCCATCATGTTAACGTGGTCCGGCTGGTTGGTTATTGTGCTGATGGGTTCAGACGAGCTCTGATATACGAATACCTACCAAATGATTCACTTGAAAGGTTCATTTTACCAGTGAGCTCGAGCTCCGATAGTGTCTCAGTAATCAGCTGGAACAAGCTTCAACATATTGCTCTTGGCACTGCAAGAGGGATTGAGTATCTTCACCAGGGATGTGATCAGCAAATCCTCCATTTCGATATCAAGCCACAAAACATCCTTTTAGACCACAACTTGAACCCAAAAATATGTGATTTTGGCCTAGCCAAACTgtgttcaaaagaaaaaagtgcAGTCACTATGACTGCTGCTAGGGGAACCATTGGCTACATTGCACCAGAAGTGTTATCAAGAAACTTTGGTAAAGTTTCTCATAAGTCTGATATTTATAGCTTTGGAATGCTCTTGTTAGAAATGGTTGGTGGTAGGACGAAGATGGTTCCTAAGACGAATAACCAAAGCAAAGTGAATTCATTGGAATGGATTTATAGACATTTGGAGAATCGGGAAGAATTGAAGATTCGGATAGAGGAAGAAGGGGATGGTGCAATTGTGAGAAAGTTAGCTATTGTTGGACTTTGGTGCATTCAGTGGCATCCAATTGATAGGCCTTCAATAAAAGAAGTTACTCAGA from Lycium ferocissimum isolate CSIRO_LF1 unplaced genomic scaffold, AGI_CSIRO_Lferr_CH_V1 ctg22405, whole genome shotgun sequence encodes the following:
- the LOC132043271 gene encoding rust resistance kinase Lr10-like, with amino-acid sequence MSNPLIRVLEMSILFFLVFCPLLCLGERLEGCEDSRCKTHGPIIHFPFRLSHQPKHCGYPGFELQCNSQGDTILELPSSVHLVVEEIDYVSQQIHLYDPDGCIAAKLPQLNLSQSHLKYLEYVEDPTVLFNCSEPFTRDYGGYFGSLVQCLGSSGYDIYAVSSTTSLRFLPGACTKIHQYPYTESAFTDKKLQLNWSIPLCGNCESKGMDCGFKDRTKLLETHCFNRTMTHKGIITKQPLVAGVILGAALVCIIVFSIYKLYLTRKNERESRVRLEKFLEDYKAIRPTRYSYAEIKKITDDFNEKLGEGSYGTVYKGRLSSEINVAVKVLHDSKGKGEEFINEIGTIGTIHHVNVVRLVGYCADGFRRALIYEYLPNDSLERFILPVSSSSDSVSVISWNKLQHIALGTARGIEYLHQGCDQQILHFDIKPQNILLDHNLNPKICDFGLAKLCSKEKSAVTMTAARGTIGYIAPEVLSRNFGKVSHKSDIYSFGMLLLEMVGGRTKMVPKTNNQSKVNSLEWIYRHLENREELKIRIEEEGDGAIVRKLAIVGLWCIQWHPIDRPSIKEVTQMLEGDGSHLNLSPNPFMATDMPKLNASPHSEELDVILEIE
- the LOC132043272 gene encoding uncharacterized protein LOC132043272; the protein is MCRGIILLKYFTILYLILVILLQFFQTCSAWKSKHYCPPSACGHIRNISYPFRLKTDPIYCGFPLYELACEGNQTVISLSSKKLYVQAINYDNQTLRLVDPTLQTQDICSLRPRLTFRQYNRFFDPYYYTNGYIKRVAEPMFMFNCPFAINSTSTFGCILSGHTFLKIGEMNASEVIDGCRAEFIGLTSWPDIKDDNNISLSDFHQAISYGFELSYLKLRFKQRISKDYMFVYFFNFF